Proteins from a genomic interval of Haloplasma contractile SSD-17B:
- the gcvPA gene encoding aminomethyl-transferring glycine dehydrogenase subunit GcvPA — protein MNHKYIPHTEQDIKKMLDTIGVSSIDDLFREVPSEIKLKRDYNFTNSLSELEVTKRLQDLASKNKSSDDLTCFIGAGAYDHYIPSVIHHITNRSEFYTAYTPYQPEVAQGTLQYIFEYQTMISNLTGMDVSNASMYDGATSTAEAMMMAVAKRRKNKVLVSKTIHPNTLSVLKTYAKYQGVEIKMIETKDGITSRDDLEDKIDNTIAGVIVQNPNFYGRIEDVESYVDLIHEHKSLLIMNVNPISLPVLKTPGEIGADIVCGDAQPLGIPLSFGGPYIGFLATTNSLMRKMPGRICGETTDIEGKRAFVLTLQAREQHIRREKANSNICSNQSLNALAVTVYLSTLGNQGTREVALQNIKKSHYAFKKISALNGFEAVYDGPFFNEFVIKSDYDYNTIKNTLYEKGIISGLHLGDYDNSLKNHILFCVTEKRTAKEIDHLVDVLGGLAHA, from the coding sequence ATGAATCATAAATATATCCCTCACACGGAACAGGACATAAAGAAGATGCTAGATACAATTGGTGTGTCTAGCATCGATGATTTATTCCGAGAGGTTCCAAGTGAGATTAAGTTAAAAAGAGATTATAACTTTACAAATAGCTTAAGTGAGTTAGAAGTGACTAAACGATTACAGGATTTAGCAAGCAAAAATAAATCTTCTGATGATTTAACCTGTTTTATTGGTGCAGGAGCGTATGATCATTATATTCCTTCTGTTATTCATCATATAACAAACCGGTCAGAATTCTATACAGCCTATACACCTTATCAACCAGAAGTTGCACAGGGAACCTTACAGTATATATTTGAATATCAAACAATGATTTCGAATCTAACGGGTATGGATGTAAGTAATGCCTCGATGTACGATGGTGCTACTAGTACAGCAGAAGCAATGATGATGGCTGTAGCAAAACGAAGAAAAAATAAAGTATTGGTTTCTAAAACAATACATCCAAATACGCTTAGTGTTTTAAAGACTTACGCAAAGTATCAAGGTGTAGAGATTAAAATGATCGAAACGAAAGATGGCATAACTAGTCGTGATGATCTTGAAGATAAAATTGATAATACTATAGCAGGGGTAATTGTACAAAACCCTAACTTTTATGGAAGAATTGAAGATGTAGAATCATATGTAGATCTAATTCATGAACATAAAAGTCTATTGATTATGAATGTTAATCCTATAAGTTTACCAGTCCTAAAAACACCAGGAGAGATTGGGGCAGATATCGTATGTGGTGATGCTCAACCACTAGGTATTCCGTTAAGTTTTGGTGGACCTTATATAGGATTTCTAGCTACAACGAATAGTTTGATGCGTAAAATGCCAGGACGTATTTGTGGTGAAACAACCGATATAGAAGGGAAACGAGCGTTTGTTTTGACCCTTCAAGCTCGCGAACAGCATATTAGACGAGAAAAAGCAAATTCAAATATTTGTTCAAACCAATCACTAAATGCCTTGGCAGTGACGGTTTACTTATCAACTTTAGGGAATCAGGGAACGCGAGAGGTTGCTCTCCAAAACATAAAAAAATCACATTATGCTTTTAAAAAGATATCGGCATTAAATGGCTTTGAAGCCGTTTATGATGGACCGTTCTTTAATGAGTTCGTTATCAAATCCGATTATGATTATAATACAATAAAAAATACGCTTTATGAAAAAGGGATTATATCAGGTTTACATTTAGGTGATTATGATAACTCACTTAAAAATCATATCCTGTTCTGTGTGACTGAAAAGCGAACGGCAAAGGAAATAGATCACTTAGTCGATGTGTTAGGAGGGTTAGCTCATGCGTAA
- the gcvPB gene encoding aminomethyl-transferring glycine dehydrogenase subunit GcvPB has translation MRNYDHLIFELSKPGRAGYSLPTLDVEDYDINELIPEQLLRKTGAELPEVSENQVVRHYVNLSNKNYGVDTGFYPLGSCTMKYNPKINEDMASIPKFSNIHPLVDESLSQGTLELLYNLAEYLSEITGMKKVSLNPFAGAHGELIGLMIIKAYHEKRGDSKRTKIIVPDSAHGTNPASATVAGFDVIEIKSNEDGTVNIESLKENLSNEVAGIMLTNPNTLGIFEKDIVEVQRLVHEAGGLSYYDGANLNAIMGTVRPGDMGFDVIHLNLHKTFSTPHGGGGPGSGPVGVSQRLVEFLPVPEVIKEDDTYRLSYTKPNTIGRITSFYGNVGILVRAYTYILSMGSDGLKHISRMAVLSANYLQQRLKDVYQLPIDDVCKHEFVLNGLEDQSTGVTTLDIAKLLLDYGFHSPTIYFPLIVKQAMMIEPTESESLEMLDHFVDKMKEIAKLAIDKPDYVKQAPHHTVVRRLDEATAARKPIVKWTNEESSNE, from the coding sequence ATGCGTAATTATGATCATTTAATTTTTGAATTATCAAAACCCGGTAGGGCTGGGTACTCGTTACCGACGTTAGATGTTGAGGATTATGACATTAACGAGCTAATACCTGAACAGTTATTGAGAAAGACAGGTGCAGAACTACCTGAAGTAAGTGAAAATCAGGTTGTGAGGCACTACGTTAATCTATCGAATAAGAACTATGGAGTTGATACAGGGTTCTATCCACTAGGATCATGTACGATGAAATACAACCCTAAAATTAACGAAGACATGGCATCAATTCCTAAATTTTCAAATATTCATCCACTAGTGGATGAATCATTAAGTCAAGGAACATTAGAACTACTCTATAACTTAGCCGAGTATTTATCTGAAATTACAGGGATGAAAAAGGTATCGTTAAACCCATTTGCAGGGGCACATGGTGAACTAATTGGTTTAATGATTATTAAGGCTTATCACGAAAAACGCGGTGATTCAAAACGTACAAAAATTATCGTTCCTGATTCAGCACATGGTACAAATCCAGCTAGTGCAACAGTAGCAGGTTTTGATGTCATTGAGATTAAATCTAATGAAGATGGAACTGTAAATATCGAATCATTAAAAGAAAACTTGAGCAATGAAGTAGCAGGGATCATGCTTACAAATCCAAACACATTAGGAATTTTTGAAAAAGATATTGTAGAAGTGCAACGTTTAGTACATGAAGCTGGTGGGCTCTCATATTATGATGGTGCAAACCTCAATGCAATCATGGGAACAGTACGACCTGGTGACATGGGGTTTGACGTAATTCACTTAAATCTACATAAGACATTCTCGACTCCGCATGGTGGAGGAGGTCCGGGTAGTGGACCTGTGGGTGTCAGTCAACGTCTTGTTGAATTTTTACCGGTTCCTGAGGTAATAAAAGAAGACGATACATATAGACTCAGCTACACTAAACCAAATACAATTGGCCGTATTACTAGTTTTTATGGGAACGTGGGAATCCTAGTTCGTGCCTATACCTATATTTTATCAATGGGGAGTGACGGATTAAAGCATATCAGTCGAATGGCTGTACTAAGTGCTAACTACTTACAACAACGATTAAAAGATGTATATCAATTGCCAATTGATGACGTATGCAAACATGAATTTGTATTAAATGGGTTAGAAGATCAATCTACAGGTGTTACGACACTTGATATCGCTAAATTGCTATTAGACTATGGGTTCCATTCGCCAACTATATACTTCCCATTAATCGTAAAACAGGCAATGATGATCGAACCAACTGAATCGGAAAGTCTCGAAATGCTTGATCATTTTGTCGATAAAATGAAAGAAATAGCTAAACTCGCTATAGATAAACCAGACTATGTTAAACAGGCCCCACATCATACTGTTGTACGCCGCCTAGACGAAGCCACTGCTGCTAGAAAACCAATTGTG
- the gcvH gene encoding glycine cleavage system protein GcvH: MKVLENLYYTENHEWVRVEESKAYVGISDYAQHSLGEIVFVELPEEDDELNAGDVLGVVESVKAASDLFVPISGTVLEVNEHLEDQPELLNEDPYQNFIAVIEISDESELDELMNSKTYTEFCDE; encoded by the coding sequence ATGAAGGTACTAGAAAACTTATATTACACTGAAAATCACGAATGGGTTCGAGTAGAAGAGAGCAAGGCATACGTAGGTATTTCAGATTATGCTCAACATTCACTAGGAGAAATTGTATTTGTAGAACTTCCTGAAGAGGATGACGAGCTTAATGCAGGAGATGTTTTAGGTGTAGTAGAATCGGTTAAGGCAGCATCAGATTTATTTGTTCCGATTTCAGGAACTGTTTTAGAGGTTAATGAACATTTAGAAGATCAGCCTGAATTATTAAATGAGGATCCATATCAAAACTTTATTGCAGTTATCGAAATTAGTGATGAAAGTGAACTAGATGAGCTTATGAATAGTAAAACTTACACAGAATTCTGTGATGAATAA